In one Crocinitomicaceae bacterium genomic region, the following are encoded:
- a CDS encoding TonB-dependent receptor has protein sequence MKSSVLLVALFISVFSFAQDITQTIRGTVSDSESNYPLFGTKIKINISADKTIGAISDDEGNFVLTQVPVGKHTVIFTSVGYESKEVTVIVTSGKEVVLNVQLTESVIVSEEVEIVAVKQGETNNDMATASSQSFSIEETNRYAGSRGDPARMMSNYAGAQGTDDSRNDIVIRGNSPLGIIYRIEGVSIPNPNHFGIAGSTGGPVSILNNKILDNSDFFMSAFPAEYGNSTSGIFDLRLRRGNNNIHEFSGQFGLLGTEVLFEGPLSSNHKASYLILGRFSTLTLMDKMGISYGTDAVPVYGDGAFKFDFPLKGGSAISFWGIGGSSSIDIMISDQLVPAQDAYGEQDRDQHFNTYMMTTGLTLKKTINENCFLKTSVAYSAQNQNSEHEYILRHLGSDSAWVYDADPFTMMGYEFKISTGSAYFSVNQKFGPKHVIKYGFNADLNFFQMRDSIRNDISDSTSAFYYRWDYNNVEPGLLGQIFIQWKYKIGEKITLNTGLHSQYFSFSNSFSPIEPRAGIKFDLTDKQTLAFATGMHSQTHPLYLYTYHKIDSAGNKIYHNQNMDFLKSIHGVLSYSISLKGSLQIKTEVYYQYLYDVPVEVVPSAFSMLNQGSGFARFFPDSLQNTGTGANYGVELTVQKFFDKSFFFLATMSLYQSQYTGSDGVLRNTDFNGNYITNLLAGKEFKVGKNDQHTLGFGVKVTYAGGKRYGLIDTVATNDLKELVYLDSAYNELRFRNYFRLDFKVNYVINAKKTSHEIGLDLVNLLNTPNILGLTYTPNPDNPSQPYAERLQLGFLPLFYYKIDFKVAGKPAS, from the coding sequence ATGAAAAGTTCAGTTTTACTTGTTGCCCTGTTTATCAGTGTATTTTCATTTGCGCAGGACATCACACAAACCATTCGCGGTACGGTTTCAGACAGTGAATCCAATTATCCTTTGTTTGGCACCAAGATAAAAATCAACATCAGTGCCGATAAAACAATTGGAGCCATTAGTGATGATGAAGGAAATTTTGTTCTCACGCAGGTTCCGGTTGGTAAGCACACGGTCATTTTTACCTCAGTAGGATATGAGTCTAAAGAGGTAACGGTGATTGTTACTTCAGGAAAAGAAGTGGTGCTGAACGTGCAGCTTACAGAATCAGTTATTGTTAGCGAAGAGGTGGAAATAGTTGCCGTGAAGCAGGGAGAAACTAATAATGATATGGCTACTGCCAGCTCACAATCATTTTCTATTGAAGAAACCAATAGATATGCCGGTAGCAGGGGAGACCCCGCAAGAATGATGTCTAATTACGCCGGTGCGCAAGGCACAGATGACTCGCGGAATGACATTGTCATCAGGGGGAATTCACCGCTTGGAATAATTTATCGTATTGAAGGAGTGAGTATACCAAACCCAAATCACTTTGGAATTGCCGGTTCAACAGGCGGACCTGTATCTATTCTCAACAATAAAATTCTCGATAATTCAGATTTTTTCATGAGCGCTTTTCCGGCAGAATATGGAAACAGTACCAGTGGAATTTTTGATCTTAGATTGCGTCGTGGCAATAATAATATTCATGAGTTCTCAGGACAATTTGGCTTGCTGGGGACTGAGGTATTATTTGAAGGACCTCTCTCATCAAATCACAAAGCAAGTTATTTAATTTTAGGGCGCTTCTCCACTCTAACACTGATGGATAAAATGGGAATTTCTTATGGAACAGATGCGGTTCCGGTATACGGAGACGGGGCGTTTAAATTTGATTTTCCACTTAAAGGAGGTAGCGCAATTTCATTTTGGGGTATTGGTGGATCAAGCAGCATTGACATCATGATTTCAGATCAACTTGTGCCTGCTCAAGATGCTTATGGAGAACAAGACAGAGATCAACACTTCAACACCTATATGATGACAACGGGGTTGACATTGAAAAAAACAATTAATGAGAATTGTTTTCTCAAAACCTCAGTTGCTTACTCTGCTCAAAACCAAAATAGTGAGCATGAGTATATATTGAGACATCTTGGGTCTGACAGCGCTTGGGTTTATGATGCTGATCCGTTTACGATGATGGGGTATGAGTTTAAAATTTCTACCGGCTCAGCATATTTTTCGGTGAATCAAAAATTTGGACCAAAGCATGTGATTAAGTATGGGTTCAATGCTGATCTTAACTTTTTTCAAATGCGTGATTCTATTCGCAATGACATATCTGATTCAACATCGGCCTTTTATTATCGGTGGGATTATAACAATGTTGAGCCCGGTTTGCTGGGGCAAATTTTTATTCAGTGGAAGTATAAGATTGGTGAAAAAATCACCCTGAATACAGGTTTGCACAGTCAGTATTTTTCATTCAGCAATTCATTTTCTCCCATTGAACCACGAGCGGGAATTAAGTTTGATTTGACAGATAAACAAACATTGGCTTTTGCTACCGGGATGCATTCACAAACACATCCTTTGTATTTGTATACTTACCACAAAATTGACAGCGCAGGCAATAAAATCTACCACAATCAAAACATGGATTTTTTAAAGAGCATACATGGTGTGTTGAGTTATTCAATCAGCCTGAAAGGATCTCTGCAAATTAAAACTGAAGTATACTACCAATATTTATATGATGTGCCGGTTGAGGTTGTTCCATCTGCATTTTCAATGCTTAATCAAGGTAGCGGATTTGCACGTTTCTTCCCTGACAGTTTGCAAAATACCGGAACGGGAGCGAACTATGGTGTTGAACTAACGGTGCAAAAATTCTTTGATAAAAGTTTCTTCTTTTTGGCTACCATGAGTTTATATCAGTCACAATATACGGGCAGTGACGGTGTGCTGAGAAACACAGACTTTAATGGAAATTATATTACCAATTTACTTGCGGGAAAAGAATTTAAAGTTGGAAAAAACGACCAACACACGCTTGGCTTTGGAGTAAAAGTAACCTATGCCGGAGGAAAAAGATATGGCCTTATTGATACAGTTGCAACCAATGACTTAAAAGAACTGGTTTATCTTGATTCAGCCTATAACGAATTGCGTTTCAGAAATTATTTCAGATTAGATTTTAAGGTAAATTATGTAATCAACGCCAAAAAAACCAGTCATGAAATAGGACTTGATTTAGTTAATTTATTGAACACGCCAAACATACTTGGGTTAACCTATACCCCAAATCCTGACAACCCATCACAGCCTTATGCTGAGCGTTTGCAATTAGGCTTTTTGCCGCTGTTCTATTATAAAATAGATTTTAAAGTGGCCGGTAAGCCAGCCAGTTAA
- a CDS encoding DUF4419 domain-containing protein: MLIISAAMALMAFGLIEIAEAEKSNGKSTENYSAKIKTNLKQLTNKNIEVSHELPDTITFQVADVEPATSLLKTDEAQKIFESKIGKEIIYMPDEHQDSLVYAQGNVFIQTLHRAFDEHRPLMLSPDIIWLTICQGVAIHINEKIDSLEDVIFIKQKPNELVVRNDSLLVDNAQWANVLTSLQYEVEKYMKKEYGDFFVPQFSTTTAATKTVYRITALHSFKEVFTYISESGCGIPSISLTGTRNDWVRVQNNLKYLSDFGMDFWRIELEPIIQEFIHVYDGKINVDFWNRIYKDMEEYGGMFISGWCLKLFPYTEGLEFSEKFSEEDEYPKGERKYYRNKYLQGTDYLLSNLSTDDLPSGILDITIIWKNYFQNITEPMHIYGGFFAIKQHDDFTLEPMISWAVCKDKARETEHEMVWNSTIVNKHDINYWAPFILSKVDHAPIFHPTRFDSSSQSLSYLSNLLQDSLTANFGLETFTNDTLSFIVLSNGEITQVTYSGKNDQKKYLEKILLSYNQQWQPAKTMSQNVYRMRRSGDFVNQMMAVNYRVSFIFKP, translated from the coding sequence ATGTTGATCATTTCGGCAGCAATGGCTTTGATGGCTTTTGGGTTAATTGAAATAGCTGAAGCCGAAAAATCAAATGGAAAAAGTACTGAAAATTACTCGGCCAAAATTAAAACCAATCTCAAACAGCTCACAAATAAAAACATTGAGGTCTCGCATGAACTGCCTGATACCATTACATTTCAAGTTGCAGATGTTGAACCGGCGACCAGTTTATTAAAAACAGATGAGGCGCAGAAAATTTTTGAAAGTAAAATTGGCAAAGAAATTATTTACATGCCTGATGAGCATCAAGATTCATTGGTTTACGCGCAAGGCAATGTGTTCATCCAAACCCTTCATCGTGCGTTTGATGAACACAGACCGTTGATGTTGTCACCAGATATTATCTGGCTCACCATTTGTCAAGGAGTTGCAATACATATCAATGAAAAAATTGATTCGCTTGAAGACGTGATCTTCATTAAACAAAAACCAAACGAATTGGTTGTGCGAAACGATTCCCTCCTTGTTGATAATGCCCAATGGGCCAACGTGCTCACATCACTTCAATATGAGGTAGAAAAATACATGAAAAAAGAATATGGTGATTTTTTTGTTCCGCAGTTTTCTACTACCACGGCTGCAACAAAAACGGTGTATAGAATTACGGCGCTTCATTCGTTCAAAGAGGTGTTTACTTATATTTCAGAGTCGGGCTGTGGCATTCCTTCTATTTCATTGACTGGCACGCGTAATGACTGGGTGCGCGTTCAAAACAACTTGAAATACTTATCTGATTTTGGAATGGACTTCTGGCGCATTGAATTAGAACCCATCATTCAGGAATTCATTCATGTATATGACGGAAAAATAAATGTAGATTTCTGGAACCGGATCTACAAGGATATGGAAGAATATGGAGGCATGTTTATTTCAGGCTGGTGTTTGAAGCTGTTCCCATATACAGAGGGTTTAGAATTCTCTGAGAAATTTTCTGAAGAAGATGAGTATCCCAAGGGAGAAAGAAAATACTATCGCAACAAATATCTTCAAGGGACAGATTATTTATTGAGCAACCTGTCTACTGATGATTTACCATCAGGCATTCTTGATATCACGATTATTTGGAAAAATTACTTCCAAAATATAACAGAACCAATGCATATTTACGGAGGTTTTTTTGCAATAAAACAACATGATGACTTTACACTTGAACCAATGATATCATGGGCGGTTTGCAAAGACAAGGCAAGAGAAACCGAGCATGAAATGGTGTGGAATTCAACCATTGTCAATAAACATGACATCAATTATTGGGCACCGTTTATTCTGAGTAAAGTTGACCATGCGCCTATCTTTCATCCAACGCGTTTTGACAGCAGCAGTCAAAGTTTATCTTATCTGTCTAATCTGTTGCAAGATTCTCTTACTGCAAATTTTGGATTAGAGACATTCACGAATGACACGCTTTCATTTATTGTTTTGTCCAATGGAGAAATTACTCAAGTTACTTATTCAGGTAAAAATGATCAAAAAAAGTATTTGGAGAAAATATTATTATCCTACAATCAACAATGGCAACCGGCAAAAACGATGTCGCAAAATGTATACAGAATGCGGCGTTCTGGAGATTTTGTCAATCAAATGATGGCGGTAAATTATAGGGTTAGCTTCATTTTTAAACCATGA
- a CDS encoding prolyl oligopeptidase family serine peptidase, with translation MSKHSFLFLFILLFSTSLWSQEKKKIDYHAYDEWKTIRTHQLSKSGKYLFYDAAPLEGDATLYLKSTADSFAKEFSRAKNPKFSKDETCFVFLVEPEYDTIRKLKLAETPKDKLPKDSLFIFRPLLDSLYKIPDVKSFQFAEEGNYLAWLSHKDPRTDCPKEPEKKKKKKAKNACVKNPTSGTRLILYNYQNGHEKQFDCVTGYLISKNGDYLLYTQSHKGKKDTLSLWFYNVADSTTTLLLDYQYAINSFTQDEAGKQVAILASADTNKTKNFSLYYFDYATKNLTCLVDSTSVGMPDNYTVSEFGKPAFSKDGEVLFFGTAPLQLADVKDSLLSTEKAKVDIWGPNDNRIQPVQLTELSSDQKKNYKAAYYFEQEKFVQLGSEKIPTIRNDLFLNSPYLLGSSDSAYQREATWAYPWKSDYFVIDRTSGNIVNELKGYANTVSLSPAGEFILYYASIDSAWFAKNVNTSEIQNLSDKTEDLFAADNNGLPSVADEEGFAGWTLIDGNEYAIIAARFNLWFFCPADNSKNFSLQVGENANTREKLNYYRLDSDSLYTDIHANYVIGINDLTKKETVYKITRADNTYSLKKLISSDHKYTSILKAEEADLILFRRMNFTVYPDLELTNTVFENPVKISDINPQQNEYNWGTVEIISWTNYNGKPLRGLLYKPEDFDSTKSYPMIVYFYEKYVDDVHLYYAPKPTASIVYATEYVSNGYIIFIPDIEYLPGYPAQSAYDCIMSGTDHVVRTYHWIDSTRMGLQGQSWGGYQTAQLVTMTNRYKAAMAGAPVSNMFSAYGGIRWGSGYSRMFQYERTQSRIGYTIWERPDLYMLNSPLFGLPKVTTPLLIMSNDGDGAVPWYQGIELYMGLRRLGKTAWLLNYNGDEHNLMQQANRRDLSIRMRQFFDYYLLGAPAPEWMFEGVPAIEKGKNYGLQLENLTR, from the coding sequence ATGTCTAAACATTCATTTCTTTTTCTGTTTATTCTGTTATTTTCTACTTCACTTTGGAGTCAGGAAAAAAAGAAAATTGATTACCATGCTTATGATGAATGGAAAACAATACGCACGCATCAGTTATCAAAATCAGGAAAGTATTTGTTCTATGATGCTGCTCCGCTTGAAGGAGATGCAACGCTATATCTGAAATCAACGGCTGACTCTTTTGCAAAAGAATTTAGCCGTGCAAAAAATCCAAAATTCAGTAAAGATGAAACGTGCTTTGTTTTTTTAGTTGAGCCTGAATATGATACCATTAGAAAATTGAAATTAGCTGAAACGCCAAAGGACAAATTACCAAAAGACAGTTTGTTTATTTTTCGTCCGCTATTAGATTCATTGTATAAAATTCCGGATGTAAAATCATTTCAATTTGCTGAAGAGGGAAACTATTTAGCCTGGTTGTCACATAAAGATCCGCGAACTGATTGTCCAAAAGAGCCTGAGAAAAAGAAAAAGAAAAAAGCAAAAAATGCCTGTGTAAAAAATCCTACCTCCGGAACACGGTTGATACTTTATAATTATCAAAACGGACATGAGAAACAGTTTGATTGTGTGACCGGATATCTTATTAGTAAAAATGGAGATTATTTGCTGTACACCCAAAGCCACAAGGGCAAAAAAGACACCCTCTCACTCTGGTTTTATAATGTGGCAGACAGTACGACCACGTTGCTGCTGGATTATCAATACGCCATCAATTCATTTACGCAAGATGAAGCTGGAAAACAAGTTGCCATTTTAGCAAGTGCAGACACCAACAAGACAAAAAATTTCAGCCTCTATTATTTTGATTATGCTACAAAAAATTTGACGTGTCTGGTGGATTCAACATCCGTTGGCATGCCTGATAATTATACCGTGAGTGAATTTGGTAAACCGGCCTTTAGTAAAGACGGTGAAGTATTATTTTTTGGCACGGCACCACTTCAGTTAGCTGATGTAAAAGACAGCTTGTTATCAACCGAGAAAGCAAAAGTAGATATTTGGGGGCCTAATGATAACAGAATTCAACCTGTGCAGTTAACTGAACTTAGTTCAGATCAGAAAAAGAATTACAAAGCGGCTTATTATTTTGAGCAAGAAAAATTTGTACAACTTGGTTCTGAAAAAATTCCAACAATCAGAAATGATCTTTTTCTGAATTCGCCTTATTTGCTTGGTAGTTCAGACAGCGCTTACCAGCGTGAAGCAACGTGGGCATATCCATGGAAATCTGATTATTTTGTAATTGATCGCACCAGCGGTAACATTGTAAATGAATTAAAAGGATATGCCAACACAGTTAGTTTGTCTCCGGCAGGTGAATTTATTCTCTATTATGCAAGTATTGATTCTGCCTGGTTCGCAAAAAACGTAAACACTTCAGAAATTCAAAATCTTTCAGACAAAACAGAAGATTTATTCGCAGCAGATAATAATGGATTACCTTCTGTTGCTGATGAAGAAGGTTTTGCCGGTTGGACTTTGATTGATGGTAATGAGTATGCCATTATTGCCGCACGATTTAACCTCTGGTTTTTCTGCCCGGCTGATAACTCAAAAAACTTTAGTTTACAAGTGGGTGAAAATGCAAATACAAGAGAGAAATTAAATTATTATCGTTTAGATTCTGACAGCCTATACACCGATATTCACGCCAACTATGTCATTGGTATAAATGATCTCACTAAAAAAGAAACGGTATATAAAATTACGCGTGCTGACAACACATATTCACTTAAGAAACTCATATCATCTGATCATAAATACACCTCCATTTTGAAAGCAGAAGAAGCAGATTTAATTTTGTTTCGTCGCATGAATTTTACGGTGTACCCTGATTTAGAATTAACGAATACGGTTTTTGAAAATCCTGTAAAAATTTCTGACATCAACCCACAACAAAATGAATATAATTGGGGAACGGTTGAGATTATTTCATGGACAAATTATAATGGCAAACCACTGCGTGGATTATTATACAAGCCTGAAGATTTTGATTCAACAAAATCATACCCCATGATCGTGTACTTCTATGAAAAATATGTAGATGATGTGCATTTGTATTATGCACCAAAACCAACCGCATCAATTGTATACGCTACTGAATATGTAAGTAACGGGTATATTATTTTTATCCCTGACATTGAATATTTACCGGGTTATCCGGCACAATCAGCGTATGATTGCATCATGAGCGGAACCGACCATGTGGTGCGAACATACCACTGGATTGATTCAACTCGCATGGGCTTACAAGGTCAAAGCTGGGGCGGATATCAAACCGCACAATTAGTCACCATGACCAATCGCTACAAAGCAGCTATGGCGGGTGCACCGGTAAGCAATATGTTTTCAGCATACGGTGGTATCAGATGGGGTAGTGGTTACAGTCGGATGTTTCAATATGAAAGAACGCAAAGCAGAATTGGGTATACTATTTGGGAACGACCGGATTTATACATGTTGAACTCACCCTTGTTTGGTTTACCTAAGGTGACAACGCCATTATTAATTATGAGTAATGACGGTGATGGAGCCGTTCCGTGGTATCAGGGAATAGAGTTGTATATGGGTCTCCGCCGTCTGGGAAAAACGGCGTGGTTACTTAATTATAACGGAGATGAACATAATTTGATGCAACAGGCAAACCGTCGTGATTTAAGCATTCGCATGCGCCAGTTTTTTGATTATTACTTGTTGGGTGCGCCTGCGCCTGAATGGATGTTTGAAGGTGTACCGGCAATTGAAAAAGGAAAAAATTACGGACTACAACTAGAAAATTTAACGCGTTAA
- a CDS encoding gliding motility-associated C-terminal domain-containing protein yields MKRLLVIGCFFSLLNSGGFSQTSVEIPNIFTPDNDGINDYFRISSVGYDALTCTIYNRHGEVMYIFYGLHGSWDGFTHAGVKASAGTYFLLVELTLPDGSTEMRQGTLQVSY; encoded by the coding sequence ATGAAACGACTGCTTGTCATAGGGTGTTTTTTTTCTCTCCTCAATTCGGGTGGATTTTCTCAAACCAGTGTTGAGATTCCTAATATTTTTACACCAGACAATGACGGCATTAATGATTACTTCAGAATTTCTAGTGTTGGGTATGATGCGCTTACTTGTACCATTTACAATCGCCACGGAGAAGTGATGTATATTTTTTACGGTCTGCACGGTTCATGGGACGGTTTTACCCATGCAGGAGTAAAAGCCAGCGCCGGAACTTATTTTCTTTTAGTAGAGTTAACCCTGCCTGATGGTTCAACTGAAATGCGTCAGGGAACATTGCAGGTATCATACTGA